In a genomic window of Quercus lobata isolate SW786 chromosome 4, ValleyOak3.0 Primary Assembly, whole genome shotgun sequence:
- the LOC115985616 gene encoding uncharacterized protein LOC115985616, whose protein sequence is MVFKELVHQILEKIKAEPYFKWPNKMGGDPAKRKQGLYFQYHQDRGHTTKDCRTFRDYLEQLVKVGKLRQFMHQPFRLGSQVVSAYQRESVSRPSLGTICVILATPGWIRGCPSGVMSIARPNTKDLVPESKRRRLEVRPTLSFFDEHKVGTYQRHDDALVVTLRIGGYNVRRVLVDQGSGAKIMYPNLYNGLNLKPEDLVMIPFWWDLMGRWSS, encoded by the coding sequence ATGGTGTTCAAGGAGCTTGTTCATCAGATCCTTGAGAAGATAAAAGCTGAGCCatacttcaaatggccaaacaaaatgggagGTGACCCCGCGAAGCGTAAGCAAGGTCTTTATTTTCAGTATCACCAAGATCGTGGGCACACTACCAAGGATTGTAGAACTTTTCGTGACTACTTAGAGCAATTGGTCAAGGTGGGGAAGCTAAGACAGTTTATGCATCAGCCCTTTAGGTTGGGAAGTCAGGTTGTGTCGGCATACCAGAGGGAGTCTGTCTCGAGACCATCCCTAGGAACAATTTGTGTTATTCTTGCAACCCCAGGTTGGATTAGGGGATGCCCTTCTGGGGTTATGTCCATAGCAAGACCAAATACCAAGGACTTGGTCCCTGAGTCTAAACGAAGGAGGTTGGAAGTTCGACCAACTTTGAGCTTTTTTGATGAACACAAGGTTGGAACTTATCAACGGCATGATGATGCCCTAGTAGTAACCCTTCGAATTGGAGGGTACAATGTAAGAAGGGTCCTGGTAGACCAAGGCAGTGGGGCAAAAATCATGTATCCCAACCTGTACAATGGACTTAATTTGAAACCCGAGGACTTAGTTATGATTCCCTTTTGGTGGGATTTGATGGGAAGATGGTCATCTTGA